The following coding sequences are from one Clostridioides difficile ATCC 9689 = DSM 1296 window:
- a CDS encoding putative 2-aminoethylphosphonate ABC transporter permease subunit: MNNNAISSKSISLKSKMNLDIKKCMLTVLVMSLVIFLLAPIIYLFVQAFLDKDGVFVGLQNFQEYLASESLLNSLKNTVFVSVISTVISLTLALVYAYALTRTKIKFKGFFKSLAMFPMFAPTMMHAIGLVYLFGNQGLVTNLLGVHVPIYGAVGIILAQIIYVFPQSFQILYISLSSTDYRLYEASNTMGISKIREFISITIPSIKYSLISSAFVSFTLCFTDFGAPKVIGGEFNVLSIDVYKQIIGQQNMPMGATVSILLLIPAIISFIVTKKIEKNQNSYITSKSIPYKVKTNKLRDSILGGVVGIIAFGIIAVMLTVILSSLISVWPYDLRLTLEHFSMKNSIDGIKPFINSIKMSLFTAILGTSFVFLFAYLNEKTEKAPYLKSFGYFLSTLPMALPGLVLGIAYVLFFNKLEFNFMDTIYIKNLFNGLYGTLLIMVICNIVHFFSVAFITATTAIKKVDKELDMVAKSMGINSASILKNVTIPLCLPAVLENFMYFFLNSMVTISALVFIYTASSKVAAISIVQLDDKGSTAQAAALAVLILVTNILVKVIYEFIKNRLEKRTNFN; the protein is encoded by the coding sequence ATGAATAATAATGCTATAAGTTCTAAAAGTATAAGTCTTAAATCAAAAATGAATTTAGATATAAAAAAATGTATGCTTACAGTATTAGTTATGTCTTTAGTAATATTTTTATTAGCACCTATAATATATCTATTTGTACAGGCTTTTTTAGATAAAGATGGAGTCTTTGTAGGATTACAAAACTTTCAAGAATACTTGGCTTCTGAATCTCTATTAAATTCTCTAAAAAATACAGTATTTGTATCAGTTATATCAACTGTAATATCACTAACACTTGCATTAGTATATGCATATGCATTAACTAGAACAAAGATTAAATTTAAAGGTTTTTTTAAATCATTAGCTATGTTTCCTATGTTTGCTCCAACAATGATGCATGCAATAGGTCTAGTATATTTATTTGGAAATCAAGGTTTGGTAACTAATTTACTTGGAGTGCATGTTCCAATATATGGAGCAGTGGGAATAATATTGGCACAAATTATATATGTATTTCCTCAATCCTTTCAAATACTTTATATATCTCTAAGTTCAACCGATTATAGACTATATGAAGCTAGTAATACTATGGGGATAAGCAAGATAAGAGAATTTATAAGCATAACAATCCCAAGTATAAAATACTCTTTAATAAGTTCTGCATTCGTATCGTTTACATTATGTTTTACAGATTTTGGAGCTCCAAAGGTGATAGGAGGAGAGTTTAATGTATTATCAATAGATGTATATAAGCAAATTATAGGGCAACAGAATATGCCAATGGGAGCAACTGTATCAATATTACTTTTAATACCTGCAATAATATCGTTTATAGTAACTAAAAAAATTGAAAAAAATCAAAATTCATATATAACTTCAAAGTCAATTCCATATAAGGTTAAAACTAATAAGTTAAGAGATAGTATTTTAGGAGGGGTTGTAGGAATTATTGCATTTGGTATAATAGCTGTAATGTTAACTGTAATCTTATCTTCATTAATATCAGTTTGGCCATATGATTTAAGACTGACACTGGAACATTTTTCTATGAAAAACAGTATTGATGGGATTAAACCATTTATAAATTCAATAAAAATGTCACTATTTACAGCTATTCTAGGGACGAGCTTTGTTTTCTTATTTGCATATTTGAATGAAAAAACAGAAAAAGCTCCATATTTAAAATCATTTGGGTATTTTTTAAGTACATTGCCTATGGCATTGCCAGGATTAGTTTTAGGTATAGCTTATGTATTATTTTTTAATAAATTAGAGTTTAATTTTATGGATACAATATACATTAAGAATTTGTTTAATGGATTATATGGAACATTACTTATAATGGTTATATGTAATATAGTTCATTTCTTTTCAGTAGCATTTATAACAGCTACTACTGCTATTAAGAAAGTAGATAAAGAATTAGATATGGTAGCTAAATCAATGGGAATAAACAGCGCATCAATTCTTAAGAACGTAACTATACCACTTTGTTTGCCAGCAGTTTTAGAGAACTTTATGTACTTTTTCCTAAACTCCATGGTGACAATATCAGCATTAGTTTTTATATATACTGCAAGTTCAAAAGTAGCTGCAATATCAATTGTACAACTAGATGATAAGGGGAGTACTGCACAGGCAGCAGCACTAGCTGTGTTAATATTAGTCACAAATATATTAGTGAAAGTAATATATGAATTTATAAAGAATCGTTTAGAAAAAAGAACAAACTTTAATTAA
- a CDS encoding ABC transporter ATP-binding protein gives MSYLKINNVFKSYDQKKVLNNISLDIEEGEFLCLLGPSGCGKTTLLRIIAGLEDVNSGTIILQDKDITNLEPSKRGFGIVFQSYALFPNMTAYNNIAFPLKERKVSKEKIDNKVKEVLETVGLTNEAHKYPKALSGGQQQRIAIARALALEPKFLLLDEPMSALDAKVRHKLRMDIKRLQKELNITTIMVTHDQEEAITMADKIAILNGGDIMQIGTPEEIYQNPQNLFTAQFIGDTNCFDNGDSILTVRPEYVQIEKSTKENYQGIISNIEFRGNLLRVEIKDKLNENFIISDVSIKEWVNLNLVEGDLVKISIDEKYYLKYPKVKGA, from the coding sequence ATGAGTTACTTAAAAATAAATAATGTGTTTAAAAGTTATGACCAAAAAAAGGTTTTAAATAATATTAGTTTGGATATTGAAGAAGGGGAATTTCTATGTTTACTCGGACCTAGTGGATGTGGTAAAACTACATTACTTAGAATAATAGCAGGTCTTGAAGATGTAAATAGTGGAACTATAATTCTCCAGGATAAAGATATTACAAATTTAGAGCCATCAAAGAGAGGTTTTGGTATAGTATTTCAATCATATGCATTATTTCCGAATATGACTGCTTATAACAATATAGCTTTTCCACTAAAAGAGAGAAAAGTTTCAAAAGAAAAAATAGATAATAAAGTTAAGGAAGTACTTGAAACAGTTGGATTGACTAATGAAGCTCATAAATACCCTAAAGCATTATCAGGTGGACAACAACAGAGGATTGCAATAGCAAGAGCATTAGCTCTTGAACCAAAGTTTTTACTTTTAGATGAACCAATGTCTGCATTAGATGCAAAGGTTAGACACAAGCTTAGAATGGACATTAAAAGATTACAAAAAGAACTTAATATAACGACAATAATGGTAACACATGACCAAGAAGAAGCTATAACTATGGCAGATAAAATAGCTATTCTAAATGGAGGAGATATAATGCAAATAGGGACTCCAGAAGAAATATACCAAAATCCTCAAAACCTATTTACAGCTCAATTTATAGGAGATACAAACTGTTTTGATAATGGAGATTCTATATTAACTGTAAGACCAGAATATGTTCAAATAGAGAAATCGACAAAAGAAAACTACCAAGGGATAATATCAAATATAGAGTTTAGAGGGAATTTATTGAGAGTTGAAATAAAAGATAAATTAAATGAAAATTTCATAATAAGTGATGTTTCTATAAAAGAGTGGGTTAATTTAAATTTAGTAGAAGGTGACCTTGTAAAAATAAGTATAGACGAAAAATACTATTTAAAGTATCCAAAAGTTAAAGGAGCATAA
- a CDS encoding putative 2-aminoethylphosphonate ABC transporter substrate-binding protein — MKEFIFTCLCIVVITFMTSCISTTPQTTQGKGNNKLTIYAALEEEQIAYYMEGFREEYPNIDVEIVMDSHGVIASKLLAEKDNPQADIIWGLSAMNMIELKKDGALEAYKPKNYDKVDKKFKDTEDDVSWVGMSVPETAIVVNYKELKKLGIDIPKSYEDLIKPEYKGLITMPNPASSGTGYLTVSGLIQMMGEKDAYNYMDKLHKNIATYTHSGSKPAKLAGSGEYPIGITLGYRATQQLSSGEPIEVVFPKEGSGWDLEANALVKKDNIKKEAKLFLDWAISDSAMDRYAHEVAVTSIKTDNPVPKGYSKQPFEQLIKEVDLNSAAKNRSTVLKTWESKYGSKSESK, encoded by the coding sequence ATGAAAGAATTTATATTTACTTGTCTGTGCATTGTAGTGATTACATTTATGACAAGTTGCATATCAACAACACCACAAACTACTCAAGGAAAAGGAAATAATAAACTTACAATATATGCAGCACTAGAGGAAGAGCAGATAGCTTATTATATGGAAGGTTTTAGAGAAGAGTATCCCAATATAGATGTAGAGATAGTTATGGATTCTCATGGTGTAATAGCTTCAAAACTATTAGCAGAAAAAGATAATCCACAAGCAGATATTATATGGGGATTATCAGCAATGAACATGATAGAGCTAAAAAAAGATGGTGCACTTGAAGCATATAAGCCTAAAAATTATGATAAAGTTGATAAAAAATTTAAAGATACTGAAGATGATGTGTCTTGGGTAGGAATGAGTGTCCCAGAGACAGCAATAGTAGTTAATTATAAGGAACTTAAGAAACTAGGTATAGATATTCCAAAAAGTTATGAAGATTTAATAAAACCAGAATATAAAGGACTTATAACAATGCCAAATCCAGCATCATCTGGAACGGGGTATCTTACAGTATCAGGGCTTATTCAAATGATGGGTGAAAAAGATGCTTACAATTACATGGATAAATTACATAAAAATATAGCCACATATACACACTCAGGTTCAAAACCTGCGAAGTTAGCTGGCTCTGGAGAGTATCCAATAGGTATTACACTTGGATATAGAGCTACACAACAATTATCTAGTGGAGAACCTATAGAGGTTGTATTTCCAAAGGAAGGTTCAGGTTGGGACTTAGAAGCAAATGCCTTAGTTAAAAAAGATAATATAAAAAAAGAAGCAAAGCTATTTTTAGATTGGGCAATAAGTGATTCAGCTATGGATAGATATGCACATGAAGTAGCAGTTACTTCCATAAAGACAGATAATCCAGTTCCAAAAGGTTATTCTAAACAACCATTTGAACAGCTTATAAAAGAAGTTGATTTAAACTCTGCTGCCAAAAACAGAAGTACAGTACTTAAAACTTGGGAATCAAAATACGGTTCAAAATCTGAAAGTAAGTAA
- a CDS encoding V-type ATP synthase subunit D — MARLNINPTRMEMTRLKKLLKTATRGHKLLKDKLDELMKQFLEIVRENKRLREEAENALDTAYKNFIIARAVMSQEYLGSALMMPKQSVSVDVSTRNIMSVDVPVFDFKTENNQSDIYPYGLAFTSGELDSAMEAFSDAMQPLLRLAESEKSAQLLAQEIEKTRRRVNALENVMIPNYIETIKYIAMKLEENERASTTRLMKVKDMVLKKALEEKKKNDLVV, encoded by the coding sequence GTGGCTAGATTAAATATAAATCCAACACGTATGGAAATGACTAGACTTAAGAAACTCCTTAAAACTGCTACAAGAGGTCATAAGCTTCTTAAAGATAAACTTGATGAACTTATGAAACAATTTCTTGAGATTGTAAGAGAAAATAAGCGATTGCGTGAAGAAGCAGAAAATGCTCTTGATACTGCTTATAAAAACTTTATAATCGCAAGAGCAGTTATGAGTCAGGAGTATCTGGGTTCAGCACTTATGATGCCAAAGCAATCAGTTTCAGTAGATGTTTCTACGAGAAATATAATGAGTGTTGATGTTCCTGTGTTTGACTTTAAAACTGAAAACAATCAAAGTGATATTTATCCTTATGGTCTTGCTTTTACATCAGGTGAATTAGATTCTGCTATGGAAGCTTTCTCAGATGCTATGCAACCACTTTTAAGACTTGCAGAAAGTGAAAAAAGTGCACAGCTTCTTGCACAAGAGATAGAAAAGACACGTAGACGTGTTAATGCTCTTGAAAATGTAATGATACCAAATTACATTGAGACTATTAAGTATATAGCTATGAAGCTTGAAGAAAATGAGAGAGCAAGTACTACTAGACTTATGAAGGTTAAGGATATGGTGCTTAAAAAAGCACTTGAAGAAAAGAAAAAAAATGATTTGGTTGTATAA
- a CDS encoding V-type ATP synthase subunit B, with amino-acid sequence MIKEYKSIQEVAGPLMLINGVEGVKFDELGEIELSNGEIRRCKVLEVNGDTALVQLFESSTGINLAESKVRFLGKSLDFGVSPDILGRVFSGMGRPIDGGPEIIPDKRLDINGAPINPAARDYPAEFIQTGVSAIDGLNTLVRGQKLPIFSGSGLPHANLAVQIARQAKVRGTDSKFAVVFAAVGITFEDAEFFISDFKATGAIDRSVVFVNLANDPAVERVSTPRMALTAAEYLAFEQDMHVLVIITDITNYAEALREVSAAKKEVPGRRGYPGYLYTDLATMYERAGKMKGHEGSITMIPILTMPEDDKTHPIPDLTGYITEGQIILSRELYKKDIQPPIDVLPSLSRLKDKGIGKGKTREDHADTMNQLFAAYSRGKDAKELMAILGESALSEIDLMYAKFADEFEKEYVSQGFRTDRTIEQTLEIGWKLLSMLPKSELKRIRDEYFEKYMPKE; translated from the coding sequence ATGATAAAGGAATATAAGTCAATACAAGAGGTAGCCGGTCCTCTTATGTTAATAAACGGCGTAGAAGGTGTAAAATTTGATGAACTTGGAGAAATTGAACTTTCAAATGGAGAAATTCGCCGTTGCAAAGTTCTAGAGGTAAATGGAGATACTGCACTTGTTCAGCTTTTCGAAAGCTCAACAGGTATAAACCTTGCTGAAAGTAAAGTTCGTTTTTTAGGAAAGAGTCTTGACTTTGGAGTTTCACCAGATATATTAGGTCGTGTTTTTAGTGGAATGGGTAGACCTATTGATGGAGGTCCAGAAATTATACCAGATAAAAGACTTGATATAAATGGAGCTCCAATAAATCCAGCAGCACGTGATTATCCGGCCGAGTTTATACAAACTGGAGTCTCTGCTATAGATGGACTTAATACATTGGTTAGAGGGCAAAAACTTCCTATATTCTCAGGGTCTGGTTTGCCACATGCCAATCTTGCAGTTCAGATTGCAAGACAGGCAAAAGTACGTGGAACTGATTCTAAGTTCGCCGTTGTATTTGCTGCAGTTGGTATAACTTTTGAAGATGCTGAATTTTTTATAAGCGATTTTAAAGCAACTGGTGCAATCGACCGTTCTGTAGTGTTTGTAAACCTTGCAAATGACCCAGCTGTAGAGCGTGTATCTACACCTAGAATGGCACTTACAGCAGCAGAATACCTTGCTTTCGAGCAAGATATGCATGTACTTGTTATAATAACGGATATTACAAACTATGCAGAGGCATTGCGTGAAGTTTCAGCAGCTAAAAAAGAAGTTCCAGGACGTCGTGGATATCCAGGATATCTTTATACTGACCTTGCTACTATGTATGAAAGAGCAGGAAAAATGAAAGGGCATGAAGGGTCTATAACTATGATTCCAATACTTACAATGCCTGAGGATGATAAGACACATCCAATTCCTGACCTTACAGGATACATTACAGAAGGGCAAATTATACTTAGCCGTGAACTTTATAAAAAAGATATACAGCCTCCTATAGATGTTTTACCATCACTTTCTCGTCTAAAAGATAAAGGTATTGGTAAAGGTAAGACTCGTGAAGACCATGCAGATACAATGAACCAGCTTTTTGCAGCTTATTCAAGAGGTAAGGATGCAAAAGAACTTATGGCTATACTTGGTGAATCTGCACTTTCTGAGATTGATTTAATGTATGCTAAGTTTGCAGATGAATTTGAGAAAGAATATGTTTCACAAGGATTTAGAACTGATAGAACTATTGAGCAGACATTAGAAATCGGATGGAAGCTTCTTAGTATGTTACCAAAAAGTGAACTTAAACGTATCCGTGATGAATATTTTGAAAAATATATGCCTAAGGAGTGA
- a CDS encoding V-type ATP synthase subunit A → MKTGTIVKVSGPLVVAEGMRDANMFDVVRVSDKHLIGEIIEMHGDKASIQVYEETSGLGPGEEVVSLGMPMSVELGPGLISTIYDGIQRPLEKMYDISGTNITKGVEVSSLDRTTKWEFKPKKSVGDKVVAGDIIGGVQETAVVECKIMVPYGVKGTIKEIYSGEFTVEDTVCVITDEKGNDIPVTMMQKWPVRKERPYREKKTPDSLLVTGQRVIDTFFPITKGGVAAIPGPFGSGKTVTQHQLAKWADADIVVYIGCGERGNEMTDVLLEFPELKDPRTGESLMQRTVLIANTSDMPVAAREASIYTGITIAEYFRDMGYSVALMADSTSRWAEALREMSGRLEEMPGEEGYPAYLGSRLAQFYERAGKVNCLGMDEREGTLTAIGAVSPPGGDTSEPVSQATLRIVKVFWGLDASLAYKRHFPAINWLTSYSLYQEKVDVWADKNVNDNFSAQRAQAMKLLQVESELQEIVQLVGVDSLSDGDRLILEVTRSIREDFLHQNSFHEVDTYTSLHKQYRMMGLILKFYKSAQDAIKQNVTINDIIKLSVLEKIGRAKYVEEGDIDAAYDSIEDEIDNELADLIKKRGAEEL, encoded by the coding sequence ATGAAAACAGGCACAATTGTAAAGGTGTCAGGACCGCTTGTTGTAGCGGAGGGCATGAGAGATGCGAATATGTTTGACGTCGTAAGAGTTTCAGATAAACATCTTATAGGCGAGATTATAGAAATGCATGGAGATAAAGCTTCTATACAGGTTTATGAGGAAACTTCCGGTCTAGGACCAGGGGAAGAAGTAGTTTCTCTTGGAATGCCTATGAGTGTTGAACTTGGACCAGGTCTTATTTCAACTATTTATGATGGTATTCAACGTCCACTTGAAAAAATGTATGATATTTCAGGTACTAATATAACTAAAGGTGTTGAAGTATCTTCACTTGATAGAACAACTAAGTGGGAATTTAAACCTAAAAAATCTGTTGGTGATAAGGTTGTAGCAGGAGATATAATTGGTGGCGTTCAAGAAACAGCAGTAGTAGAATGTAAAATTATGGTTCCTTATGGAGTTAAGGGTACTATAAAAGAAATATATTCTGGTGAATTTACTGTTGAAGATACAGTTTGTGTTATTACAGATGAAAAAGGTAATGATATACCTGTAACTATGATGCAAAAATGGCCAGTTAGAAAAGAAAGACCATATAGAGAAAAGAAAACACCAGATTCACTTCTTGTTACAGGTCAAAGAGTTATAGATACATTTTTCCCAATCACAAAAGGTGGGGTAGCAGCTATACCGGGACCTTTTGGAAGTGGAAAAACTGTTACACAGCATCAGCTTGCTAAATGGGCAGATGCAGATATAGTTGTATATATAGGCTGTGGCGAGCGTGGAAATGAAATGACAGATGTTCTTCTTGAATTTCCTGAATTAAAAGACCCAAGAACAGGCGAGTCACTTATGCAAAGAACTGTGCTTATAGCAAATACATCAGATATGCCGGTTGCTGCACGTGAAGCTTCTATATACACTGGTATTACAATAGCTGAATATTTTAGAGATATGGGATATAGTGTTGCACTTATGGCAGACTCTACATCAAGATGGGCTGAGGCTCTTAGAGAGATGAGTGGTCGTTTAGAGGAGATGCCTGGTGAAGAAGGTTATCCTGCATACTTAGGTTCACGTCTTGCTCAATTCTATGAGAGAGCAGGAAAGGTAAATTGTCTAGGTATGGATGAAAGAGAAGGAACACTTACAGCAATTGGTGCAGTTTCTCCTCCTGGTGGTGATACATCAGAACCTGTCAGCCAAGCAACTCTTCGTATAGTAAAAGTATTCTGGGGTCTTGATGCATCTTTAGCATATAAACGTCATTTCCCAGCAATTAACTGGTTGACTAGTTATTCACTCTATCAGGAAAAAGTTGATGTATGGGCAGATAAAAATGTAAATGATAATTTCTCAGCTCAAAGAGCTCAAGCTATGAAACTTTTACAAGTTGAATCTGAACTTCAAGAAATAGTTCAATTGGTTGGTGTTGATTCACTTTCAGATGGAGATAGATTGATACTAGAGGTTACTCGTTCTATAAGAGAAGACTTCCTTCATCAAAACTCTTTCCATGAAGTTGATACTTATACATCACTTCATAAACAATATAGAATGATGGGACTTATATTAAAATTCTATAAGTCAGCACAAGATGCTATCAAGCAAAATGTTACTATAAACGATATTATCAAGCTTTCAGTTCTTGAAAAGATTGGTCGTGCTAAGTATGTAGAAGAAGGCGATATAGATGCAGCTTACGATTCAATTGAAGATGAAATAGACAACGAGCTTGCAGACCTTATTAAAAAGAGGGGGGCTGAAGAACTATGA
- a CDS encoding V-type ATP synthase subunit F has translation MYKVGVVGDKDSIMGFLALGIDIFPAYDSDEIKKSIHKLVEDEYAIIYITEQASLLAKESIAKYKDYQLPAIIVIPGIGGSMGLGMNEVRESSKRAIGADILFKE, from the coding sequence ATGTATAAGGTAGGAGTAGTTGGAGATAAAGATAGCATCATGGGATTTTTAGCTCTTGGAATAGATATCTTCCCAGCCTATGATAGTGACGAAATTAAAAAAAGTATACATAAGTTGGTTGAAGATGAATATGCGATAATTTATATTACAGAACAGGCATCATTGCTTGCAAAAGAATCAATAGCAAAATACAAAGATTACCAACTTCCTGCCATTATAGTTATTCCAGGTATTGGAGGAAGTATGGGATTAGGTATGAATGAAGTAAGAGAATCTAGTAAACGTGCTATAGGTGCAGATATATTATTTAAAGAATAG
- a CDS encoding V-type ATP synthase subunit C, which produces MAEEKTYPYAVARIRVLEKQLLNRQMFIQMAEAKSPEDSLRIIAEAGYADTSNNNIHNFENILTQELSKTYEILKSLAPEEKFVDVFLYKNDYHNLKVLIKEEISGVDGEKYLIDGGTIPLIKLRESLANRSFSDLPKIMSSAILEAFDVYNKTQNGQMVDIVLDKATFTSMKETAKESQNKFVIDYVMKVCDLTNLKSFIRVKNMKKDFDMFMNVFVSGGSLDKEKFLEAFSSDTPASCFKSTSYSDVCKNGMDSGFTVFEKLCDDYLMEYVRGAKFKPLTLEPLIAYLYAKESEIKTIRIILTSKLNNIDADTIKERLRDAYV; this is translated from the coding sequence ATGGCAGAAGAAAAAACTTATCCCTATGCCGTTGCACGAATAAGAGTGCTTGAAAAACAGCTTCTTAACAGACAAATGTTTATTCAAATGGCAGAAGCCAAAAGCCCTGAAGACTCTTTAAGAATTATAGCTGAGGCAGGTTATGCTGATACATCAAATAATAATATACATAATTTTGAGAATATTTTGACTCAAGAATTATCAAAGACATATGAAATTCTTAAAAGTCTAGCTCCTGAAGAAAAATTTGTTGATGTATTTCTTTATAAAAATGACTATCACAATTTAAAAGTGCTGATTAAAGAAGAAATTTCTGGTGTAGATGGTGAGAAATATTTAATTGATGGAGGTACAATTCCTCTTATTAAGCTTAGAGAATCTTTAGCAAATCGTAGTTTTAGTGATTTACCTAAGATAATGTCATCAGCTATATTAGAGGCATTTGATGTTTATAATAAGACACAAAATGGCCAGATGGTTGATATTGTTCTAGATAAAGCAACCTTTACCAGTATGAAAGAAACTGCTAAAGAAAGCCAAAACAAATTTGTAATAGATTATGTTATGAAAGTTTGTGATTTAACAAATCTAAAGAGTTTTATAAGAGTCAAAAATATGAAGAAAGATTTTGATATGTTTATGAATGTGTTTGTTTCAGGTGGCTCACTTGATAAGGAAAAATTCTTAGAAGCTTTTTCCTCAGATACTCCAGCATCATGTTTTAAATCTACTTCTTACTCTGATGTCTGTAAAAATGGCATGGATAGTGGTTTTACTGTCTTTGAAAAACTTTGTGATGACTATCTTATGGAATATGTTAGAGGAGCAAAATTTAAGCCTCTTACATTAGAACCACTAATTGCATATTTATATGCTAAAGAATCAGAGATAAAAACAATTAGAATTATTTTGACTAGTAAGCTTAATAATATAGACGCAGATACTATAAAAGAAAGGCTAAGGGATGCTTATGTATAA
- a CDS encoding V-type ATP synthase subunit E — protein MGNEQKMIDRIIADAKQEAQEILDKAKSEADLKVNSANEKAEKEMASYTKLAEAEAEKAASKEISGAYMEAKKQILSKKQEILEEVILEAKNKLLNLKDNEYEEIILNMIEKSNCTDDSEIVLSKKDKKTLKDVLSKKGIKVSDETRDITGGFIVKKGDIEYNYSFEAIIAVEHEYIEQIAAEILFN, from the coding sequence ATGGGTAATGAACAAAAAATGATTGACAGAATTATAGCTGATGCCAAACAAGAAGCACAAGAAATATTGGATAAAGCTAAAAGTGAAGCAGATTTAAAAGTAAATTCAGCTAATGAAAAAGCTGAAAAGGAAATGGCTTCCTATACAAAGCTTGCAGAGGCAGAAGCAGAAAAAGCGGCTTCTAAGGAAATATCAGGAGCTTATATGGAGGCTAAAAAGCAAATATTATCAAAAAAACAAGAGATTTTAGAAGAGGTAATTTTAGAAGCTAAAAACAAACTTTTAAATCTTAAAGATAATGAATATGAAGAGATTATACTAAACATGATTGAAAAATCAAATTGTACAGATGATTCAGAGATAGTATTATCTAAAAAAGATAAAAAAACATTAAAAGATGTGCTATCAAAAAAAGGCATTAAAGTGTCTGATGAAACTAGAGATATTACTGGAGGTTTCATAGTTAAAAAAGGTGACATTGAGTACAATTATTCATTTGAAGCCATAATTGCAGTAGAGCATGAATATATTGAACAAATTGCAGCAGAAATTTTGTTTAATTAA
- a CDS encoding V-type ATP synthase subunit K translates to MEFLNALGNGQFLAISGAAIAALFAGMGSAKGTSIAGQAAAGVVTEDPSKFGQLLVLQLLPGTQGLYGFIIAFLILSKAGIIGGDAIPTSAQGLQLLMAGLPIGLVGLVSGIAQGKAAAAGVGIVAKRPEELGKAITFAAIVETYALLGLLVSFLAYNGIAIG, encoded by the coding sequence ATGGAATTTTTAAACGCGTTAGGAAATGGTCAATTTTTGGCAATATCAGGAGCTGCTATAGCAGCATTATTTGCAGGTATGGGTTCTGCTAAAGGTACTTCAATAGCAGGTCAAGCCGCAGCAGGTGTTGTAACAGAAGACCCTAGTAAATTCGGTCAACTTCTAGTTTTACAACTTCTTCCTGGTACACAAGGTCTGTATGGATTTATCATAGCTTTCCTTATTTTATCAAAAGCAGGGATTATTGGTGGAGATGCAATACCAACATCAGCTCAAGGTTTACAACTTCTTATGGCAGGACTTCCAATTGGTTTAGTTGGTTTAGTATCAGGTATAGCACAAGGTAAAGCAGCAGCAGCAGGAGTTGGAATAGTTGCAAAAAGACCTGAAGAACTTGGTAAAGCTATAACATTTGCAGCAATAGTTGAAACATATGCTCTTTTAGGACTACTTGTTTCTTTCTTAGCTTACAATGGAATTGCAATTGGTTAA